A window of Solanum stenotomum isolate F172 chromosome 9, ASM1918654v1, whole genome shotgun sequence genomic DNA:
TCTATCCAATGAAAATGCACTTTAGTGAAAACTATCCTTACAAGCCACCCAAATGCAAGTTTCCTCAAGGTTTCTTTCATCCTAATGTCTATCCATCAGGAAAAGTACGTCCGCAGTCTATCCTTAATCAGGACCATGTAAGTTATTGTCATTGTTGTTTTGTTACTTTGTTAGttttataaatttgtatatCGGCTTCAAGATTACTCTTATGGTTATTGTGTTTTTATAACCTTGTTTAGGGGTGGAGTCCTGTCATTACAGTTAAACAAATTCTAATGGGTATTCATTATTTGCTTGATTGGCCAAGCACTAATTATCCAGCACAAATAGAAGGttataatatatacatacagGTAACTACTCAAGCTTGATATGTATTTCAttgaaatttgttttttaaaaaaaactttaaaaattaagttgcCATTTTGATTTTGTCTATTGGAACTACTCATAATAATAGCTTGTATATTTGAAATTCTATGATGATTCCTGTTGAGAAGTCGTTTACATGGATGCttagataaaaaattaaaatttactatATATTAAATACATTAAATCTGTTTTAGAGATACTATTGGATTGTAGGAGGGATTCCAAATGTCAATAGATTACTTACAAATTTTGGTTAAATTGGTaatgagaaaattaaattttagtttccATTCATAGAATATGGTGCATTTGAAATGTGACAATTGAGTAAATCATATTAGTTCCTAATTTTTGGCTTTTCATTACAATATGTGACCTTGATTTTGCAGGATAATGTTGAGTATAAGAGACGAGTGAGACAGCAGGCTGAGCAGTATCCAACTCTTTTCTGACATTACTTTGTTATAAATTAAGAATAATCATGTGACATTTTTAGTCCTCATTGACATGGTGGTCGTGTGTCTAATTTGGTTCTTGTTCTTATCTTCTTTATAATTGAACAATTAATATAGTATGTGTGCAACATGCATGCTATTCATATATGTTATTTTGACAATGTGGTTGGTTTGTTGTTTCTCTTTCTACTTCATCAAAGTCTTTGTTTTTCTATGCTAACAATCCGGTAGTTGCTAACTGTGTGAAACCAAAGAAGCAATCTTCTAGTCACTATTGGTTTATAGGACCAATGGGTAAAAGATGATAAACTTGTTTCTTGGGTAACTAAGTTTTCTTCATGGCTTATCACATACTTCGCCTTTCAAATATGCAACAAATAGCGATCTTCAAAGGTTGGAATGAACAACAACTATATATACCCTACTCAAAAGCAACTCACTTTTGTCAATATCTATATTCTAGACATTGGGAAGTATTGCTTAACACTCAAGATTTGTTCTCTATAGTATTTTGCTTGAAACataacatattattttgttctctcttttattttgtcttgtaGTTAATCATACAACCAAGGTCAACATCCTTGATGCTTATTGTAGGAAATATTA
This region includes:
- the LOC125877371 gene encoding SUMO-conjugating enzyme SCE1-like → MVGGIARLRLSEERRLWRMDHPHICGFDGSVNLRVSYVFPLGIVARPETGPDGSVNLMVWHCSIPGKTATDWEGGFYPMKMHFSENYPYKPPKCKFPQGFFHPNVYPSGKVRPQSILNQDHGWSPVITVKQILMGIHYLLDWPSTNYPAQIEGYNIYIQDNVEYKRRVRQQAEQYPTLF